CTTCCGGGCAGGAAAGTAGCGACGAGGGCGCAGGGGTTTGAGTTGAGCGTGAACCTCTGAAGGCAGAAGGTCACGACCGATCAGGTATTTGGCGAATGAGTTCACCGCATAGAAGATGTTATAGCGGTTGGCAAAGCTGGTGATAGGAAGACCCTCCAATGCACGAGAGAGAGCATCCTTGTTCACTATCTCAGTAGGCGTAGAGCCGCCACCAATAAGACGAAGGTATCTGCGGAAGTCTCGGAGGTAATCCTTGACCGTTACAGGCGACAGAGGACGCGCTCCATTACGGAGATGATGCTCCCATTCATTGATAAGCTTGGCGAGATTCGGAGCGGTAACGTCCTGCGTGTGGACAAACTGCTTCTTGAATTGGAGGTAGGGCTCAAGGGGGATTCGCCACGACCGCCCAATCTTGATCGCTGGAAGCTTGCCACTCTCACACCAGCGAAATGCTGTAGCTCGGCCGATTCTCAGATCCTCAGCAACCTCAATGGTCGAAAGACTTTCATCTACTCGCCTCATCCGATACCTCCGCCTGGCTGAATTGAGGTTCGAATTGTAGCGTTCGTTTGTCTGAAAGGGAACAGTGATAAAAATCTATTCAACGTTTCCATTGGCTTCATTGGGGGTAAAAACAACCCGTAGCCGCCTACATAGCAAAGCAGAACCATGAAAAAACTTTTTCACAGAACGAAGAGCTTAATACATTTATTTTCAATCACATATACTGGCGGATCTTGGGATAAACACCCCTACACACTTGATTATGAAAACGACCAATACAGAGAAGACGAGCTTGTCAGAATCCTAATCGATGCTCTGCCTCATTTTGCCCTTACAGCCAGTGAGTTGCAGGAATTAAAGAAAACCGATGACTTCGGTGAAATGTATCGTAAGGCGTTTTCCCGTATCTCAAATGCGCTTCCCGAAAAGAAGGGAGACTATGGCGAATTATTGCTGTTTCTCCTACTTTCGGCCTTCTATCCTGCCGAGAGATTTGTTACAAAAGTGCGCCTCCGAAGCTCACTGGGTGATCAGGTAAAAGGATTTGATTGCGCTCACTTCACTGTTGAAGCCGATCAAATATGGCTCTGGCTCGGCGAAGTAAAATTTTATAAAAGCTTCTCAGGTGCCCTCTCGGATATTGTTGATGAGATCCAAGATCATTGCAAAGCACTATACCTAAAGAACGAGTTTAGTATTCTAGCATCAAATTGCGAGCTTAATGAAAACTTCCCTGATGCAGACAAACTAAAAAGCGTTATTGATGGAAGCACTCCAATAAATCAAGTAAACATCACAATTCCCGCATTGATAACATACGATAGTAGCACTATCTCAAAGCACAAATCCCGAACAGATAAAGAATTTATCGACGCAATGTCAAAGGAGTTCGAAAAGAAGTTTCAGTTGATTGATGGCAAAAAATTGCCACATAGCAACAATATCAGAGTCTTCTTTTTGGTAATGCCGTTTGCAAGTGTAACAAACATCAAGCAGAAGCTACATACATTCGAAAGCCTATATAGATGATAGATATATCGAATTCTCAAAAAGATGCCCGTAGGCTAATTAGCAAACTTCGCAGACTAGGGAGCATTACGGTCCCAGATCAAAAGTCGTTGCTTGAGAATGCTTACTATCTCGCCCAAACCGATGAATACTATGATCTAGCTTTAAGAGCAATTTGCCATATAGCAGATGCTCGTCCAACGGACCCGTTTGTACTTCAGTT
Above is a window of bacterium DNA encoding:
- a CDS encoding DUF1837 domain-containing protein, with protein sequence MKKLFHRTKSLIHLFSITYTGGSWDKHPYTLDYENDQYREDELVRILIDALPHFALTASELQELKKTDDFGEMYRKAFSRISNALPEKKGDYGELLLFLLLSAFYPAERFVTKVRLRSSLGDQVKGFDCAHFTVEADQIWLWLGEVKFYKSFSGALSDIVDEIQDHCKALYLKNEFSILASNCELNENFPDADKLKSVIDGSTPINQVNITIPALITYDSSTISKHKSRTDKEFIDAMSKEFEKKFQLIDGKKLPHSNNIRVFFLVMPFASVTNIKQKLHTFESLYR